In Nocardia asteroides, the following proteins share a genomic window:
- a CDS encoding TetR/AcrR family transcriptional regulator, translating to MTADWLTDGDRHAVAIDRIEQAALALFLERGIDAVTAEDVAAAAGCSRATLYRHVGGKPRLVRAVMVRAAGTVAARVEAAVERVPARRRPVEAILAAVAAIRADPVLRQWLIRHRSPDTDEVLAGAPELGHIATTLTRIAPDDAAAGWIVRVVLSLLTWPLPDAAAERALVERFVGPALRPG from the coding sequence ATGACCGCCGACTGGCTGACCGACGGCGACCGCCACGCCGTGGCGATCGACCGGATCGAACAGGCCGCCCTGGCCCTGTTCCTGGAACGCGGCATCGACGCGGTCACCGCCGAGGATGTCGCCGCCGCGGCGGGCTGCTCCCGGGCGACGCTGTACCGCCACGTCGGCGGCAAACCCCGCCTGGTCCGCGCGGTCATGGTGCGAGCGGCGGGCACGGTCGCGGCGCGCGTCGAAGCCGCCGTCGAGCGGGTTCCCGCCCGGCGCCGTCCGGTCGAGGCGATCCTGGCCGCCGTGGCCGCCATCCGCGCCGATCCGGTGCTGCGGCAGTGGCTGATCCGGCACCGCTCCCCCGACACCGACGAAGTCCTCGCCGGCGCACCCGAGCTCGGCCACATCGCCACCACGCTCACCCGGATCGCCCCCGACGACGCGGCCGCGGGCTGGATCGTGCGGGTCGTGCTGTCCCTGCTCACCTGGCCGCTCCCCGACGCCGCGGCCGAGCGAGCCCTGGTGGAACGCTTCGTCGGCCCCGCCCTGCGGCCGGGCTGA
- a CDS encoding cytochrome P450: MTTDLAAIDLFDPGVLDDPYPLYRRLREDAPVYRVPGTDFFLVASWAGVAEATARTAEFSSHLTGVLVAQPGARPVTFDLDPTGAGVHVLATADGAVHAAHRGIVGPALAKRVRTLGPMVTALTEQLWSEELDGDRIDWASGMADRLPLALIAELVGLPSTDVPRLLTWAYDSTEMLGGVVAEGRMTELVTSAAELAHYAYIALAAAKERGAGPDSPEALIDVLAAALAAGRIDEQQAVLIVVQLIGAGGESTAGLIAASARLLAADLELQARLRERPELVPAFLDEALRLESPFRGHHRHVLTDTRLGAVDLPAGSHLLLLWGAANRDPAMFDDPDTVNLTRRRGRGHAAFGAGAHFCIGSALARLEATTALTLLLDRTERFTLIDDAPPRWVPSLLVRRHASLPLHVVPR, from the coding sequence ATGACCACGGATCTCGCGGCGATCGATCTCTTCGACCCGGGGGTACTCGACGACCCCTACCCCCTGTACCGCCGCCTGCGCGAGGACGCTCCGGTGTACCGCGTGCCGGGCACCGACTTCTTCCTCGTCGCCTCCTGGGCCGGGGTCGCCGAGGCGACCGCGCGCACCGCCGAGTTCTCCTCGCATCTGACCGGGGTGCTCGTCGCCCAGCCCGGCGCGCGACCGGTCACCTTCGACCTCGACCCGACCGGCGCGGGCGTGCACGTCCTCGCCACGGCCGACGGCGCGGTGCACGCCGCGCACCGCGGCATCGTCGGTCCCGCCCTGGCCAAACGGGTCAGGACACTGGGACCGATGGTCACCGCACTCACCGAACAGCTCTGGTCCGAGGAACTCGACGGCGACCGGATCGACTGGGCGAGCGGAATGGCCGACCGGCTGCCGCTCGCCTTGATCGCCGAACTCGTCGGGCTGCCGAGCACCGACGTGCCCCGACTGCTGACATGGGCCTACGACTCCACCGAGATGCTGGGCGGGGTCGTGGCCGAGGGCCGGATGACCGAGCTGGTCACCTCCGCGGCCGAGCTGGCCCACTACGCCTACATCGCCCTCGCGGCCGCGAAAGAACGTGGCGCCGGGCCGGATTCACCCGAGGCGCTGATCGACGTCCTCGCCGCGGCCCTGGCGGCGGGCCGGATCGACGAGCAGCAGGCCGTCCTGATCGTGGTGCAGCTGATCGGGGCGGGTGGCGAGTCGACGGCGGGCCTGATCGCCGCGTCCGCCCGGCTGCTGGCCGCCGACCTCGAGCTGCAGGCGCGGCTGCGGGAGCGTCCCGAGCTGGTGCCCGCGTTCCTCGACGAAGCGCTGCGCCTCGAATCGCCGTTCCGCGGCCACCATCGCCACGTCCTCACCGACACCCGGCTCGGTGCGGTCGACCTGCCCGCGGGCAGCCATCTGCTGCTGCTGTGGGGCGCGGCCAACCGCGACCCCGCGATGTTCGACGACCCGGACACCGTGAACCTCACGCGCCGCCGGGGCCGCGGCCACGCCGCCTTCGGCGCGGGCGCGCACTTCTGCATCGGCTCCGCCCTGGCCCGGCTCGAGGCGACCACGGCCCTCACCCTGCTGCTCGACCGCACCGAGCGGTTCACCCTGATCGACGACGCGCCGCCGCGCTGGGTGCCGAGCCTGTTGGTCCGCCGCCACGCGAGCCTGCCGCTGCACGTCGTTCCGCGCTGA